The DNA window GGATCTGATCAAAAAGGCTAAACCGGATTTCCTTTGTTAAAAGGGGCTCCCGGTTTTTCGTTGACCAAATCAGATGCAGCCAAATTGAATGATAGGTTTGTGACATGGTGATTATTTTTTGTTGTGAATCGAATTCCGGCTACGTAGCGATGGCGTTTCAACCCATCGCGGACACAAGTGATCCAAACCTACAATACTATTTACCGATCTTGTTTGGCACATTGACCGGGTAGGGTTATGTAGCAATATATTNNNNNNNNNNNNNNNNNNNNNNNNNNNNNNNNNNNNNNNNNNNNNNNNNNNNNNNNNNNNNNNNNNNNNNNNNNNNNNNNNNNNNNNNNNNNNNNNNNNNTAGGGTTATGTAGCAATATATTTCCGGCTACGTAGCGATGGCGTTTCAACCCATCACGGGCACAAGTGATCCAAACCTACAATATTATTTACCGATCTTGTTTAGCACATTGACCGGGTAGGGTTATATAACAATATATTTCCGGCTACGTAGCGATGGCGTTTCAACCCATCGCGGGCACAAGTAATCCAAACCTACAATATTATTTACCGATCTTGTTTAGCACATTGACCGGGTAAGGTTACGTAGCAATATATTTCCGGCTAAGTAGCTATGGCGTTTCAACCCATCGCGGATTTTTGGCTATTCCCCCCTGCTCCGGTGCCGGAAGACTGAGTAGGGTTGAAACCCTACCCTACGTAGCAATAACATCCTGCTCCGTAGCGATAATGTTTCAACCCCTCGCGGCCACCGGGCAGAAAACAACGAAATTTGACCGTTGCCGTTTCATTAAAAAAACACTAAATAAAATTATGAACAAAGAAATTCAAGCTTATAACGATTTGCAATCAAAAGAAGATAAGGAGATCAGCAACCTTTTAGCTGAAGAAATTAACCGTGGTCTTCCGGAGGCAGAGAACAAGATCTGGCATGCGCATCCTGTTTGGTTTTTGGACGGAAATCCCATTGCAGGGTATAGCAAGTTAAAAGGTTGTATTCGTTTAATGTTCTGGAGTGGAGCCA is part of the Bacteroidia bacterium genome and encodes:
- a CDS encoding DUF1801 domain-containing protein, which produces MNKEIQAYNDLQSKEDKEISNLLAEEINRGLPEAENKIWHAHPVWFLDGNPIAGYSKLKGCIRLMFWSGASFDEEELKPGTGKFKDASIRYTDAAEINRENLKRWLEKARNIQWDYKNLIKRKGGLERLK